In one Dama dama isolate Ldn47 chromosome 5, ASM3311817v1, whole genome shotgun sequence genomic region, the following are encoded:
- the SMIM36 gene encoding small integral membrane protein 36: MEFYLEIDPVTLNLIILLSSYIILLLVFLISCVLYDCRGKDPSKEYAPDASLDAQPSIRLVVMQQGSPGASWARGSSLHFGNPAPLGKKSTMV; the protein is encoded by the coding sequence ATGGAGTTCTACCTGGAAATCGACCCTGTCACCTTGAACCTGATCATCCTACTCTCCAGCTACATCATCTTGCTCCTGGTTTTCCTCATCTCCTGCGTGCTCTATGACTGCCGAGGCAAGGACCCCAGTAAGGAGTACGCACCCGACGCCTCCCTGGATGCCCAGCCCTCCATCCGCCTGGTGGTGATGCAGCAAGGCTCCCCGGGGGCCTCCTGGGCACGGGGGTCCAGCCTCCACTTTGGGAATCCCGCCCCACTGGGGAAGAAAAGCACCATGGTGTGA